The proteins below come from a single Cyanobacterium stanieri LEGE 03274 genomic window:
- a CDS encoding thioredoxin family protein, with amino-acid sequence MARTPSTMLELGTKAPDFNLLDTVSGKNISLQDFSDSKGLLIIFLSCHCPFVKHVRAEYAKLSKDYIPQGLSIVAISPNDIENYPDDAPEKLKEMAEEENFNFPVCYDETQEVAKAYRAACTPDYYLFDSDLKLVYRGQLDDSRPSLDIPVNGVDMRNAIEALLSGKQIDENQKPSLGCNIKWKKGNEPDYFG; translated from the coding sequence ATGGCACGTACACCCTCTACAATGTTAGAACTAGGCACAAAAGCCCCTGACTTCAATCTTCTCGATACCGTATCAGGGAAAAACATTTCCCTACAAGACTTCAGCGACTCAAAAGGCTTACTTATCATCTTCCTATCCTGTCATTGCCCCTTCGTCAAACACGTTAGGGCAGAATATGCCAAACTGAGTAAAGACTACATACCCCAAGGTTTAAGCATCGTTGCCATTAGCCCCAACGACATCGAAAACTATCCCGACGATGCCCCCGAAAAACTCAAAGAAATGGCAGAAGAAGAAAACTTTAACTTTCCCGTCTGCTATGACGAAACCCAAGAAGTAGCCAAGGCTTATCGTGCCGCCTGTACCCCTGACTATTATCTTTTCGATAGTGATTTAAAATTAGTTTACCGTGGACAATTAGATGATAGTCGCCCCAGTCTTGATATTCCCGTCAATGGGGTAGATATGCGCAACGCCATCGAAGCACTGCTATCAGGCAAACAAATAGACGAAAACCAAAAACCTAGCCTCGGCTGTAACATCAAATGGAAAAAAGGTAACGAACCCGACTACTTTGGCTAA
- a CDS encoding RtcB family protein, translating into MPYEKLKLTTEKPILSWASHELGAKETQMAKNVASLPFVYKHVALMPDVHLGKGALVGSVIATQDAIIPAAVGVDIGCGMCAMQTPYKAEQLEGKLKKIRQDIEASIPVGFNENKDIEKKVTNWQGWKDFRHLHGGVQRLETKAIKQIGSLGGGNHFIELCLDTEDQVWLMLHSGSRHIGNQLADCHIRTGKELAKMAEDKLPDPDLAYFVKGTKEFEDYWRDLQWAQEYARFNREVMMNRFKNIVDKYLAGGKPSKPLLTVNCHHNYAEKETHFDEEVYVTRKGAVRATQSDYGIIPGSMGAKSFIVKGKGNHESFCSCSHGAGRLMSRAMAKKSYSLEDLINQTEGIECRKDKGIIDEIPSAYKPIEEVMNQQTDLVEIVATLRQLICVKG; encoded by the coding sequence ATGCCCTACGAAAAATTAAAACTTACCACAGAAAAACCCATCCTATCATGGGCGAGTCATGAATTAGGAGCAAAAGAAACCCAAATGGCGAAAAATGTCGCCTCCTTACCCTTTGTTTATAAACACGTTGCCTTGATGCCCGATGTGCATTTAGGAAAAGGGGCGCTGGTGGGTTCAGTGATTGCCACACAAGATGCTATCATTCCTGCTGCGGTGGGGGTAGATATTGGTTGTGGTATGTGTGCCATGCAAACACCATACAAAGCTGAGCAACTAGAAGGAAAATTAAAAAAAATTCGTCAGGATATTGAAGCAAGTATTCCCGTTGGTTTTAATGAAAATAAAGACATCGAAAAAAAAGTCACTAATTGGCAGGGGTGGAAAGACTTTCGTCATCTCCATGGTGGGGTGCAACGTTTAGAAACCAAGGCAATTAAGCAAATTGGCTCACTAGGTGGAGGTAATCACTTTATCGAGTTGTGTTTAGATACCGAGGATCAAGTTTGGTTGATGTTACACTCAGGCTCAAGACACATCGGTAATCAGTTGGCAGATTGTCATATTAGAACGGGTAAAGAGTTAGCTAAAATGGCAGAAGATAAGTTACCAGATCCTGATTTAGCCTATTTTGTCAAGGGTACAAAAGAATTTGAGGATTATTGGCGAGATTTACAGTGGGCGCAAGAATATGCCCGTTTTAATCGAGAAGTGATGATGAATCGCTTTAAAAATATTGTCGATAAATATCTGGCAGGGGGAAAACCTAGTAAACCTTTATTAACGGTGAATTGCCATCATAATTATGCGGAAAAAGAAACTCATTTTGATGAGGAAGTATATGTTACCCGTAAGGGCGCTGTGAGGGCAACCCAAAGCGATTATGGTATTATCCCAGGCTCAATGGGGGCAAAGTCTTTTATTGTCAAGGGAAAGGGTAACCATGAGAGTTTTTGTAGCTGTAGTCATGGGGCAGGGCGTTTGATGTCTCGGGCGATGGCAAAAAAAAGTTATTCCCTTGAGGATTTAATTAATCAAACTGAGGGTATCGAATGCCGTAAGGATAAGGGGATTATTGATGAGATTCCCAGCGCCTATAAACCCATTGAGGAAGTAATGAATCAACAAACTGATTTGGTGGAAATTGTGGCAACTTTAAGACAATTAATTTGTGTGAAGGGATAA
- a CDS encoding J domain-containing protein, with protein sequence MSFDKGNLRTTVNNYYQILGVDPSATLVDIKKEFRSLARRYHPDLNPGDKNAEEMFKKINEAYDTLSDDSKRSQYDLLIGASRRRVVRPKASNGSGFPFTNINNVWDDLRSNTKTNIPKNNSPRSSTSNFNRTRSTRTEDYQSSSAKRIKSVPPRPKAKDIEAKLSLPLEKAYSGGRERIRLEDGRSLEIDMPPAMYHGQKIRLKGQGIRGGDLYLKILIEEHPFFKLQKTDISCEIPLTPAEAIVGGAIEIPTIDGLVKMNVPAGVKSGQRLKLADKGYPNIRGERGDQMVILRIVPPNQVSEKEKELYKQIREIETFNPRQDLLNYYQ encoded by the coding sequence ATGAGTTTTGACAAGGGAAATTTGCGCACTACTGTGAATAATTATTATCAAATTTTAGGGGTTGACCCTTCAGCAACATTAGTAGATATTAAAAAAGAGTTTCGTAGTCTTGCTAGGCGTTACCATCCTGATTTGAATCCGGGGGATAAAAATGCTGAGGAGATGTTTAAAAAAATTAATGAAGCCTATGACACTCTTTCTGATGATAGTAAACGTTCCCAATATGATCTCTTAATTGGTGCTTCCCGTCGCCGTGTGGTGCGTCCGAAAGCTAGTAATGGTTCTGGTTTTCCTTTTACTAATATTAATAATGTGTGGGATGATTTACGCAGTAATACCAAAACTAATATTCCTAAAAATAATTCCCCTCGTAGTAGTACATCTAATTTTAATCGTACCCGTTCTACCCGTACAGAAGATTATCAGTCTAGTAGCGCAAAACGAATTAAATCCGTGCCTCCTCGCCCTAAGGCAAAAGATATTGAGGCTAAGTTATCTTTACCCTTAGAAAAGGCTTATTCTGGCGGTAGAGAGCGTATTCGACTTGAGGATGGACGCTCTTTAGAAATCGATATGCCCCCAGCGATGTACCATGGGCAAAAAATCAGGCTCAAGGGGCAAGGTATTCGGGGAGGTGATTTATATTTAAAGATTTTGATTGAAGAACATCCTTTTTTTAAGTTACAGAAAACTGACATTTCCTGTGAAATTCCCCTAACCCCCGCAGAAGCTATCGTTGGCGGTGCGATCGAAATTCCCACCATTGATGGTTTAGTTAAAATGAATGTCCCCGCAGGGGTAAAATCTGGACAAAGGTTAAAATTAGCAGATAAAGGTTATCCCAACATTAGGGGAGAAAGGGGCGATCAAATGGTTATCCTTAGAATAGTACCACCCAATCAGGTTTCCGAAAAAGAAAAAGAGCTATATAAACAAATTAGGGAAATTGAAACCTTTAATCCCCGTCAAGATTTACTAAACTATTATCAATAA
- a CDS encoding class I SAM-dependent methyltransferase has protein sequence MLKSQLPNITVEQITQNILQNANNQSSQFSEILDNETRLMETHNFNQEEFTKESKEFDHYIDLAHHRGQIRNNLPESFNHFPRSIFKPLGKLFLKVLSYIFKDQREVNFNFEKTLSILNKKDKILLESIENIFQNNPLYKKQRELEEEINFLKEEYKREREKNIANYESNNRFLQRQINDNFNKNKWEIEQLKLSIQELNKKNEDLFQKNIYLQKHLFQQEQHIEKLSNIDIKNIEGNLSAIKNIDNEIKNHSLDNFYLAFENKFRGDRQHIKKILNQDYRYLIDSLNINKNDNLFIDIGCGRGEWLEIIKELGYQGKGVDLNQIMVEDCNYRGLKVIVSDCVEYLTSLDDNSVDVITGFHIVEHLPLKTILDLFKECLRVLKPHGMVIFETPNPDNILVGSRNFYNDPTHRNPIPNATLTFMLESVGFPKVEVLKLHPIPNHDITGDELALRFSEYFYGCQDYAVIGFLQ, from the coding sequence ATGTTAAAATCCCAGCTTCCTAATATAACCGTTGAACAAATCACACAAAATATTTTACAAAATGCTAATAATCAATCATCCCAATTTTCAGAAATCTTAGATAATGAAACTCGATTAATGGAAACCCATAACTTTAATCAAGAAGAATTTACCAAGGAATCCAAGGAATTTGACCATTATATCGATTTAGCACACCATAGAGGACAAATAAGAAATAATCTACCTGAATCTTTTAATCATTTTCCTCGCTCAATTTTTAAACCATTGGGAAAACTATTTTTAAAAGTATTATCGTATATTTTTAAAGATCAAAGGGAGGTTAATTTTAATTTTGAAAAAACTTTAAGTATTCTTAACAAAAAAGACAAAATATTACTTGAAAGTATTGAAAATATATTTCAAAATAATCCTTTATATAAAAAACAACGAGAATTAGAAGAAGAAATCAACTTTTTAAAAGAAGAATATAAAAGAGAAAGAGAAAAAAATATTGCTAATTATGAAAGCAATAATCGTTTTTTACAAAGACAAATTAACGATAATTTTAATAAAAATAAATGGGAAATAGAACAGCTCAAATTATCAATTCAAGAATTAAATAAAAAGAATGAAGATCTATTTCAAAAAAATATATACTTACAAAAACATTTATTTCAGCAAGAACAACACATCGAAAAACTATCCAATATTGATATTAAAAACATAGAAGGTAATTTATCAGCTATAAAAAATATTGATAATGAAATAAAAAACCATTCCTTAGATAACTTTTATTTAGCATTTGAGAATAAATTTAGGGGCGATCGTCAACACATAAAAAAAATATTAAATCAAGACTATCGATATTTAATTGACAGTTTAAATATTAATAAAAACGATAACTTATTTATTGATATTGGTTGCGGTAGAGGAGAATGGTTAGAAATAATCAAAGAATTGGGCTATCAAGGTAAGGGAGTTGACCTCAATCAAATAATGGTAGAAGATTGTAACTACCGTGGTTTAAAAGTTATCGTCAGTGACTGTGTCGAATATCTAACATCCCTTGATGATAATTCCGTAGATGTAATCACAGGATTCCATATCGTTGAGCATTTACCCCTTAAAACCATACTAGACTTATTTAAAGAATGTTTACGAGTATTAAAACCCCATGGCATGGTGATATTTGAAACACCTAACCCCGATAATATTTTAGTCGGTAGTCGTAATTTTTATAACGATCCAACCCATCGTAATCCAATTCCTAATGCTACCTTAACCTTTATGTTAGAATCTGTCGGCTTTCCTAAGGTTGAAGTATTAAAACTACATCCCATACCCAATCATGATATTACAGGGGATGAATTGGCTTTGCGTTTCAGTGAATATTTCTATGGTTGTCAAGATTACGCAGTGATTGGATTTTTACAATAA
- a CDS encoding translocation/assembly module TamB domain-containing protein gives MTNPQSPQPEENSNTLFHKLKRVITSPRTIIIVVVGGGAIASGAYLGAKYIITEVIPATIEDELKKALEREVNIGEITSFGFSHLTINDVTLPPTSEDNSFVEIKNINAQFNPLNILFQNQLPLDITIEEITALGQLDTLITPTEEEESEIPETIDLPELPITADINLDIEKATLAITPNATTQAIDTENQINLNLLYNNDTNPLRYNIQSKIDNSSINLRGETILATTQSNNNIKINYLDLTKLNDIVSSALPLNINQGNIDINLEINIPSFTNLRETQAYGSIALNQLEGDYIFSGENNQQTIIQPLRSEAYIKVDGQTIDFLEANANFGNLAGNLTGNIDLNQGYNIQGNLNPINVNDALASLAVISPVTLNGILQGDLAITGEIDNPQINTNLAIENTIVDQMDLGQTVLSLDSNLDAITLNRLEINPTAGGEVFLSGLINTNLREKITNQETININDFPLQINLDADLPTQELINVYNLLPPEITVSRLQATGNIIGNIGNPSALVNFNLPDNNNQELGNITGRGELAYDNNQLRVNNTQLIVNDGTINVNGLADLETSNWNADLVINSLTLTPFVRQYCLTMGNCPENINTATLISANQGNIQARGNFNNLDLDNIDAISNLQLNVDRGSIEVDSRLENGVILANADAREINLNNLITDFAVDTNIITSNLQLESSIQELITLGQRNLTTLNLNLSSEVLVNGGLVNVSGGVNPQNTAFLATASGINLNNLNPVSPITVETSRVNLSLLTTELINNQTNFTSLENIIASLPSLTVNADNSLLGGGGVVNSQTNISNGLVRVNANAQNINAQQLIADFPLDVNQVNSQINVNVSLQEVVATAINYLDTQTLSPLNSLVLNANSNFNLAQGGGVAVTNISNNQWGINLNTEDINIDNLAQQLALNLDNQLLANSPLNSQVNLRGSLAPIFSNNPSAVVEVTQALVNVGETNLNARGRFDVINLVSNLDITNVVLDIETQADLETIPANAILAQFPQEEGIRLLPDEANLSGIGNFVGRFTGNNLLTNPLGENNLRLGGDIEVANLIFNDIQFESFLAGNLNVNGSEGIILDLRGEEDVIYARLIPNNITPVTSDNYIAFIPDQVLISQGGEDGFLVQGERRGEEFTATVNNFNLASLRISPVANFGIVGNLQGRVEQQTTVNLRDFSSRGNIRLKEIGIGNIIANEINADFVFRDDVAQLREASLRFGDSVYALQGSFNLATQDIEGRLNVDGDVRDIFTTLQISDVETLTSILQQIQTQDVFASADSIPPQSVGDGDDTIGNQVNLLANIDRQIKEVARQIQEGGIPSNLDVMGVYRGEVVIGGNLRNPIVNVDFEGRNWQWLPQPAYPDVVDGLGLVIQQSQPVIIPQITLGAEFRDNNLEIQPFVLGINDSEVAFAGNLSWNRQEGDFRVSNLSLDTFSAFIPDSDFGGILDMEGSLSGNLLNPVIEGNVVVRDSSFDGAILAQEVRGDFVYEDYLFNFASTAPEEIQITSTLPYHPLLATPFPATLNVSLSREALEVLGILTQGQLALTGGDANAQFDVEIASLNRFIENPDLNQVQVRGKVNLDNAQLESSSIEDSVIVSGEVDIDGRAIALNQVQAKIKDTEINLGGSLPLTTAQPDNENPLTISIPNQTLDLTNLYRGGVNAEIRIDGTVLNPVVGGFFHLARGRVSIPNLNNNGQPLTPEEINIASQWLGENGPISESIFQPQINNFEVNLKDLDISQFGVYRFLFDGDLVVNGRGLNPDNITAQGQLNLRRGRINIGGSSGSGIVTNTIGEQNTFYLSRTNENRVTFRPNQSILNPEVDILVEGDVVDYSRQLSTTRNNEILDPIVRGGRGETVRVELAIRGNLQSLTPLITGQTANNSCNVTPSDNVIVNQPEEGWNQEKLDSVARCTTIASRFNPDNTNLEILNSPLVRLTSIPGRGQGELVNLIVGGQFLGLLNQLEGSGDIDLIESGLLQFVVVPLLNDVTFGINERVSTWGSPLGMSDLRVFPLVEGVYPLQNRSNISVSYDYIFNEFRIRYQRRF, from the coding sequence ATGACAAATCCACAATCCCCCCAACCCGAAGAAAATTCCAATACTCTTTTTCATAAACTCAAACGAGTGATTACTTCCCCACGAACTATCATTATTGTAGTAGTAGGAGGAGGTGCGATCGCCTCAGGCGCTTATTTAGGTGCAAAATATATTATCACCGAAGTCATACCTGCCACCATCGAAGACGAATTAAAAAAAGCCCTTGAAAGAGAAGTAAACATAGGAGAAATAACCAGTTTCGGTTTTTCCCACCTCACCATCAATGATGTTACTCTCCCCCCCACCAGCGAAGATAATAGCTTTGTCGAAATCAAAAATATCAACGCCCAATTTAATCCCCTTAATATCCTTTTCCAAAACCAACTCCCCCTCGATATTACCATCGAAGAAATCACCGCCCTCGGGCAACTAGACACCCTTATCACCCCCACAGAAGAAGAAGAAAGCGAAATTCCCGAAACCATAGACTTACCAGAATTACCCATCACCGCCGATATAAACCTTGACATTGAAAAAGCCACCCTTGCCATCACCCCCAACGCCACAACCCAAGCCATTGACACAGAAAATCAAATAAACCTTAACCTTCTCTATAACAACGACACCAATCCCCTCCGTTATAATATCCAATCGAAAATCGACAATAGTAGCATTAACCTGAGAGGAGAAACCATCCTCGCCACAACCCAAAGTAATAACAACATAAAAATAAACTACCTTGACTTAACCAAACTTAACGACATTGTCTCATCAGCCCTACCCCTTAATATTAACCAAGGTAATATCGACATTAACTTAGAAATAAATATCCCCTCCTTTACCAATCTAAGAGAAACTCAAGCCTACGGAAGCATTGCCCTAAACCAACTAGAAGGAGACTATATCTTTTCTGGTGAAAATAATCAACAAACCATTATTCAACCCCTACGCAGTGAAGCATATATAAAAGTTGACGGGCAAACCATCGACTTTTTAGAAGCTAACGCCAATTTTGGCAACCTAGCAGGAAACCTCACAGGAAACATTGACTTAAACCAAGGTTATAACATTCAAGGAAATCTTAACCCCATTAATGTTAACGATGCCCTTGCATCCCTTGCCGTGATTTCCCCCGTTACCCTTAACGGTATCCTTCAAGGAGATTTAGCTATCACAGGGGAAATTGACAACCCCCAAATTAACACTAATCTTGCCATTGAAAATACCATAGTTGATCAAATGGACTTAGGGCAAACAGTTTTATCCTTAGATAGTAACCTAGATGCCATTACCTTAAACAGATTAGAAATTAATCCCACTGCAGGGGGAGAAGTTTTTCTCTCAGGTTTAATCAATACCAATCTTAGGGAAAAAATAACCAATCAAGAAACCATCAATATTAACGACTTTCCCCTACAAATAAATCTTGATGCCGACTTACCCACCCAAGAATTAATCAATGTCTATAACCTTTTACCCCCTGAGATTACGGTTAGTAGATTACAAGCCACAGGAAACATTATAGGAAATATTGGCAACCCTTCGGCTTTAGTTAACTTCAATCTTCCCGATAACAATAACCAAGAATTAGGCAACATTACAGGCAGGGGAGAATTAGCCTATGACAATAATCAACTAAGGGTTAATAATACCCAATTAATAGTTAACGATGGTACTATCAATGTTAACGGTTTAGCAGATTTAGAAACCAGCAATTGGAATGCCGACTTAGTCATCAACTCCCTTACCCTTACCCCCTTTGTGCGTCAATATTGCTTAACTATGGGTAACTGCCCAGAAAACATAAACACCGCCACCCTCATCAGCGCCAATCAAGGTAATATTCAGGCAAGGGGTAATTTTAACAATCTCGATTTAGATAACATTGACGCTATCAGCAACTTACAACTAAATGTAGATAGGGGAAGCATAGAAGTTGATAGCCGTCTGGAAAATGGTGTTATCCTTGCCAATGCCGATGCAAGGGAAATTAATTTAAATAATTTGATTACAGATTTTGCGGTAGATACTAATATTATTACCAGTAACTTACAGCTAGAAAGTAGTATCCAAGAATTAATTACCCTTGGGCAAAGAAATCTTACTACCCTAAATCTCAATCTGAGTAGTGAAGTATTAGTAAATGGAGGATTGGTTAATGTTTCAGGGGGGGTTAATCCTCAAAATACTGCTTTTCTTGCCACCGCTTCAGGAATTAACTTAAATAATCTCAATCCTGTATCTCCCATTACAGTCGAAACCAGTCGGGTAAACTTATCCCTCCTTACTACTGAATTAATTAATAATCAAACTAACTTTACATCCCTAGAAAATATTATCGCTTCCTTACCCAGTTTGACAGTCAATGCAGATAATAGTCTTCTGGGAGGAGGGGGAGTTGTTAACAGTCAAACGAATATTAGTAATGGTTTAGTAAGAGTTAACGCCAATGCCCAAAATATTAACGCCCAACAATTAATTGCTGATTTTCCCCTCGATGTTAATCAAGTTAATAGTCAGATAAATGTTAATGTATCCCTCCAAGAAGTTGTCGCCACGGCAATTAATTATCTCGATACTCAAACTCTTTCCCCTCTCAATAGTTTGGTATTAAATGCCAATAGTAACTTTAACCTTGCCCAAGGGGGAGGAGTTGCAGTAACGAATATAAGTAACAATCAATGGGGCATTAATTTAAATACTGAGGATATAAATATTGATAACCTTGCCCAACAATTGGCGCTTAATTTAGATAATCAACTACTGGCTAACTCTCCCCTTAATAGTCAAGTGAATTTGAGGGGAAGTCTTGCCCCTATTTTTAGTAATAATCCTTCCGCCGTGGTGGAAGTTACCCAAGCCTTGGTTAATGTGGGTGAAACCAACCTCAATGCTAGGGGCAGATTTGATGTGATTAATTTGGTATCTAATCTGGATATAACTAATGTGGTTTTGGATATAGAAACCCAAGCAGATTTGGAAACAATTCCTGCTAATGCTATCTTGGCACAATTTCCCCAAGAGGAGGGTATTAGGTTATTACCCGATGAGGCAAATTTATCTGGGATTGGTAATTTTGTCGGTAGGTTTACGGGGAATAATTTGTTAACGAATCCTCTCGGAGAAAATAATCTTCGTTTGGGAGGAGATATAGAGGTAGCTAATTTAATTTTTAATGATATTCAATTTGAGTCTTTTTTGGCTGGTAATTTAAATGTCAATGGTAGTGAGGGAATTATTCTCGATTTACGGGGTGAGGAGGATGTTATTTATGCAAGGTTGATACCTAATAATATTACCCCTGTTACTTCTGATAATTATATTGCTTTTATTCCTGATCAAGTGCTTATTTCTCAAGGGGGAGAAGATGGTTTTTTGGTGCAAGGGGAAAGAAGGGGGGAAGAATTTACGGCTACGGTTAATAATTTCAATCTGGCTAGTTTAAGGATTAGCCCTGTGGCAAATTTTGGTATAGTGGGTAATCTACAGGGTAGGGTAGAACAACAGACAACGGTTAATCTGAGGGATTTTAGTAGTAGGGGAAATATTCGTTTAAAGGAAATTGGTATTGGTAATATTATCGCCAATGAAATTAATGCGGATTTTGTGTTTAGGGATGATGTGGCGCAGTTGCGAGAGGCTTCTTTGCGTTTTGGGGATAGTGTTTATGCTTTGCAGGGCAGTTTTAATTTGGCGACTCAGGATATTGAGGGTAGGTTAAATGTGGATGGTGATGTGAGGGATATTTTTACTACTCTACAGATTAGCGATGTGGAAACTTTGACTTCGATTTTACAACAGATTCAAACTCAAGATGTTTTTGCGTCGGCGGATAGCATTCCCCCTCAGTCGGTGGGTGATGGGGATGACACTATTGGTAATCAGGTTAATTTGTTGGCGAATATTGATAGGCAAATTAAGGAGGTTGCAAGACAAATTCAAGAGGGGGGTATTCCTTCTAATTTGGATGTGATGGGGGTTTATCGGGGGGAAGTTGTTATCGGTGGGAATTTACGTAATCCCATTGTAAATGTGGATTTTGAGGGGCGTAATTGGCAATGGTTACCCCAACCGGCTTATCCTGATGTGGTGGATGGTTTGGGTTTGGTTATCCAACAGAGTCAGCCTGTGATTATTCCTCAGATAACTTTAGGGGCGGAGTTTCGGGATAATAATTTGGAAATACAACCTTTTGTGTTGGGGATTAATGATAGTGAGGTGGCTTTTGCGGGTAATTTGTCGTGGAATAGGCAGGAGGGAGATTTTAGGGTTTCTAATTTATCTTTAGATACTTTCAGCGCCTTTATTCCTGATTCTGATTTTGGAGGAATTTTGGATATGGAGGGAAGTTTATCTGGTAATTTGTTAAATCCTGTGATTGAAGGTAATGTGGTGGTGAGGGATAGTAGTTTCGATGGGGCAATTTTAGCCCAAGAAGTAAGGGGTGATTTTGTTTATGAGGATTATTTGTTTAATTTTGCTTCTACCGCCCCTGAGGAGATACAGATAACTTCTACTTTACCTTATCATCCTTTGTTGGCTACTCCTTTTCCTGCTACTTTGAATGTGTCTCTTTCTCGGGAGGCTTTGGAGGTGTTGGGAATTTTAACCCAAGGGCAATTGGCTTTGACTGGAGGAGATGCTAATGCGCAATTTGATGTGGAAATTGCTTCTCTGAATCGTTTTATTGAAAATCCTGATTTAAATCAGGTGCAGGTTAGGGGTAAGGTTAATTTGGATAATGCGCAGTTAGAGTCTTCTAGTATTGAAGATTCTGTGATTGTGTCTGGGGAAGTAGATATTGATGGCAGGGCGATCGCCCTTAACCAAGTACAAGCTAAAATAAAGGATACTGAAATTAATCTAGGGGGCAGTTTACCTCTCACCACTGCCCAACCTGACAATGAAAACCCCCTCACCATTTCCATTCCTAATCAAACCCTTGATTTAACCAATCTCTACCGAGGGGGAGTTAACGCCGAAATTCGCATCGATGGCACGGTTTTAAACCCCGTTGTCGGCGGATTTTTCCACCTTGCTAGGGGTAGAGTCAGCATTCCTAACCTCAATAATAACGGGCAACCCCTCACCCCCGAAGAAATAAACATCGCCAGTCAATGGCTAGGGGAAAACGGCCCCATTTCTGAAAGCATTTTTCAACCGCAAATCAATAATTTTGAAGTTAATTTAAAGGATTTAGATATTTCCCAATTTGGGGTTTATCGCTTCTTATTTGACGGTGATTTAGTAGTTAACGGTCGGGGTCTAAATCCCGATAACATTACCGCCCAAGGTCAATTAAACCTCCGTAGAGGACGCATTAACATAGGGGGATCATCAGGGTCTGGAATTGTCACCAACACCATCGGCGAACAAAATACCTTCTATCTCTCCCGCACCAACGAAAATCGAGTAACTTTCCGACCAAATCAAAGTATCTTAAATCCAGAAGTTGATATATTAGTAGAAGGAGACGTAGTAGATTATTCCCGTCAACTCAGTACCACGAGAAATAACGAAATTTTAGATCCCATCGTCAGGGGAGGTAGAGGAGAAACCGTCAGGGTAGAATTAGCCATTAGGGGTAATCTACAATCCCTCACCCCCTTAATTACAGGGCAAACCGCTAACAACTCCTGTAATGTTACCCCATCAGATAACGTCATTGTTAATCAACCAGAAGAAGGATGGAATCAAGAAAAATTAGACTCCGTGGCAAGATGTACCACCATAGCCAGTAGATTTAACCCCGATAATACTAATTTAGAAATTCTCAATTCTCCCCTAGTGAGGTTAACCAGTATTCCAGGGCGTGGACAAGGGGAATTAGTAAATCTCATCGTCGGGGGGCAATTTTTAGGGTTACTCAATCAACTAGAAGGCTCAGGGGATATTGATTTAATTGAGAGCGGATTATTACAATTTGTAGTAGTACCCCTCCTAAATGATGTAACTTTTGGTATAAACGAAAGAGTTAGCACCTGGGGAAGTCCTTTGGGTATGAGTGATTTAAGGGTATTTCCCCTCGTAGAAGGGGTTTATCCTCTACAAAATCGCTCTAACATCTCCGTATCCTACGACTATATTTTCAATGAATTTCGGATACGTTATCAGAGAAGATTTTAA